In Aquimarina spinulae, a single window of DNA contains:
- a CDS encoding efflux RND transporter periplasmic adaptor subunit, whose protein sequence is MNKKKLLFILGIVVIVIVLLVYGKKAGWFGESGNFREVSVTKIDKIDIVETVSATGKIQPEVEVKLSSEVSGEIIDLPIKEGQQVQKGDLLVRINPDIIQSGLNRSQAALENVRAGLRQAEASLKESKLSYDRNKALFDKGVISKAEWDRATSAYEGAEAAKQSAYYNVRSAQATVNEAKDNLSRTTIYAPMTGTISKLSVELGERVVGTQQMAGTEIVRVANLSNMEVEVDVNENDIVKVSIADSTIVEVDAYLKKQFKGIVTEIANSAENAVSADQVTNFRVKVRILEESYADLLEGKSENYSPFRPGMTATVDVITDKRKDIIGVPISSIVIKNDTSDVKKISSKDEISSETNKKFECVFVKNGETAKLRVIKTGIQDDSNIEITSGLKEGDEVITGPYNVVTKILKTGDKVTTEKEKKSTK, encoded by the coding sequence ATGAATAAAAAAAAATTACTCTTCATTTTAGGTATAGTTGTCATTGTAATTGTACTACTTGTTTATGGTAAGAAAGCTGGATGGTTTGGTGAAAGTGGAAACTTTAGAGAAGTATCGGTTACCAAAATTGACAAAATTGATATTGTAGAAACTGTTTCGGCTACGGGTAAAATACAACCCGAAGTAGAGGTTAAACTTTCTTCAGAAGTATCAGGAGAGATTATCGACTTACCCATCAAAGAAGGCCAACAGGTTCAAAAAGGAGATCTTTTGGTTCGTATAAACCCCGATATTATTCAATCTGGATTAAACAGGTCCCAGGCGGCATTAGAAAATGTAAGAGCTGGATTGCGGCAAGCCGAAGCTAGTTTAAAAGAATCAAAATTAAGCTATGATCGTAATAAGGCGTTATTTGATAAAGGAGTAATTTCTAAAGCAGAGTGGGATAGAGCAACCTCTGCATATGAAGGAGCAGAAGCAGCTAAGCAATCAGCGTATTATAATGTAAGAAGTGCTCAGGCAACTGTTAACGAAGCCAAAGATAATCTAAGCAGAACTACGATTTATGCTCCTATGACAGGTACAATTTCTAAGTTATCTGTAGAATTGGGAGAAAGAGTAGTAGGTACCCAACAAATGGCGGGTACAGAGATCGTACGTGTTGCTAATCTTAGTAATATGGAAGTAGAAGTAGATGTGAATGAAAATGATATCGTTAAAGTTTCAATTGCAGATTCTACAATTGTTGAAGTAGATGCTTATCTAAAGAAACAATTTAAAGGAATAGTTACAGAAATCGCTAATTCTGCAGAAAATGCTGTAAGCGCAGATCAAGTAACTAATTTTAGAGTGAAAGTTAGAATTTTGGAGGAGTCATATGCCGATTTACTAGAAGGGAAGTCAGAAAACTATTCTCCGTTTAGACCAGGTATGACTGCTACGGTTGATGTTATTACAGATAAAAGAAAGGATATAATAGGCGTTCCTATAAGTTCTATAGTAATTAAAAATGATACTTCTGATGTGAAAAAAATCTCTTCTAAGGATGAGATATCATCGGAAACCAATAAAAAATTCGAATGTGTATTCGTTAAGAATGGCGAAACTGCCAAATTAAGAGTGATAAAAACGGGTATTCAGGATGATAGTAATATTGAGATAACTAGTGGATTGAAGGAAGGAGATGAGGTTATAACAGGACCTTATAATGTGGTTACCAAAATACTTAAGACAGGAGATAAAGTAACTACCGAGAAAGAGAAAAAATCTACCAAATAA
- the tsaB gene encoding tRNA (adenosine(37)-N6)-threonylcarbamoyltransferase complex dimerization subunit type 1 TsaB — translation MAYILCIETSTTNCSVALANDKEVIGLKEDYDSTYSHAERLHNFIDKVIKEAGLTPKDLSAVSVSKGPGSYTGLRIGVSAAKGLCYALDIPLIAVPTLHSLALQVSPEKDSYIVPMLDARRMEVYSAVFTNTYKEIRKTEAEILTETSFKAHLQERKVYFIGNGVEKFSAICNDANAVFVQNKLPSANEMAMLSYPKFLKKDFEDVSYLDPYYLKDFVTG, via the coding sequence ATGGCTTATATCCTTTGTATAGAAACTTCAACAACCAATTGTTCTGTAGCTTTAGCTAATGACAAAGAGGTAATTGGATTAAAAGAGGATTATGATAGCACATATTCTCATGCAGAACGGTTACATAATTTTATTGATAAAGTTATAAAAGAAGCAGGGTTAACCCCAAAAGATCTTTCTGCGGTTTCGGTTAGTAAAGGTCCCGGTTCATATACAGGATTAAGAATAGGTGTATCGGCAGCAAAAGGGTTATGCTATGCATTAGATATCCCATTAATAGCTGTGCCTACTCTGCACTCATTAGCATTGCAGGTATCACCAGAAAAAGATAGCTATATTGTTCCTATGCTAGATGCTCGAAGAATGGAAGTGTATTCTGCCGTTTTTACTAATACGTATAAAGAAATAAGAAAAACAGAGGCAGAAATTCTTACCGAGACTTCTTTTAAAGCGCATTTACAGGAGAGAAAAGTATATTTCATAGGAAATGGTGTAGAAAAATTTTCGGCGATTTGTAACGATGCTAATGCTGTATTTGTACAAAACAAATTGCCATCTGCAAATGAGATGGCAATGTTAAGTTATCCTAAATTTTTGAAAAAAGATTTTGAAGATGTTAGTTACCTCGACCCGTATTACTTAAAAGACTTCGTGACGGGCTAG
- a CDS encoding TolC family protein — protein MKIIVKDLGKFSSQKDTIDFKLMRIRILILCITFFGVLEIQAQEKKWTLRECVEYALENNIAIKQSALDVEATEIDRIDAIGNFLPSLNASASNFWRSGLSTDPITNENKTQTFRSSNYGVSAGVTIFSGLRNIKRFQRAKLNKLLSQYNLGKSKDDIALFVANSYLQVLLNKESLKVVEKQHEITLEQLQRTKDLVEAGVLPQGDLLEIEATSADELTRIVQAENAVQIALIGLAQRLLIKNYEDFDIAEQEYLVPGSEMLEKPIDQVIAQARESRYEVQIAEQNKLIAEKDLEIARGAYYPTLSGSFRYDTRESGAKSFARVLDANNPVSTQSIGVVEATGQNVISQTPNLLLVEQDATPFIDQLYTNDGISYGLSLQVPIFNGFSARNAVKRNKVNVKRTEFQLEQAELDLDSNVYQAYLDAKGAAEAYEAAQVSVKAQERAYEYAKDRYDVGLTNAFDFSQSKFRLENAQSQEVQNKFDFIFKLKVLELYFGIKIADIKL, from the coding sequence ATGAAAATAATAGTAAAAGATTTAGGCAAGTTCTCATCACAAAAGGACACTATAGATTTTAAACTTATGAGAATTAGAATTTTAATTTTATGTATTACTTTCTTTGGAGTGCTAGAAATTCAGGCGCAAGAAAAGAAATGGACATTACGCGAGTGTGTAGAATATGCTTTAGAAAATAATATTGCAATAAAACAATCGGCATTAGATGTAGAGGCAACAGAAATTGATAGGATTGATGCCATAGGAAATTTTCTGCCATCATTAAATGCATCTGCTTCTAATTTTTGGAGATCTGGTTTATCAACAGATCCTATTACCAATGAAAATAAAACACAGACATTTAGAAGTTCTAATTATGGCGTTAGTGCAGGAGTAACCATATTTAGTGGTTTAAGAAATATAAAAAGATTTCAAAGAGCTAAACTTAATAAACTACTTAGTCAATATAACCTGGGTAAGTCTAAAGATGATATTGCATTGTTTGTTGCAAATAGTTATCTGCAAGTACTTTTAAACAAGGAATCTTTAAAAGTAGTAGAGAAACAACATGAGATCACATTAGAACAATTACAACGTACCAAAGATCTGGTAGAAGCAGGGGTATTACCTCAAGGTGACCTTCTCGAAATCGAAGCAACTTCTGCAGACGAATTAACAAGAATTGTACAGGCAGAAAATGCAGTACAGATTGCATTAATTGGATTAGCGCAGCGATTACTGATTAAAAATTATGAAGATTTTGACATTGCAGAACAAGAGTATTTAGTTCCTGGATCAGAGATGTTAGAAAAACCTATTGATCAAGTAATTGCACAGGCCAGAGAATCAAGATATGAAGTACAGATTGCAGAGCAAAATAAACTTATAGCAGAAAAAGATCTTGAAATTGCCAGGGGAGCATATTACCCTACACTAAGCGGTTCTTTTAGATATGATACCAGAGAATCAGGAGCTAAATCTTTTGCGCGTGTTTTGGATGCGAATAATCCTGTATCAACTCAGAGTATCGGTGTTGTAGAAGCAACAGGGCAGAATGTTATTTCTCAAACTCCTAATCTACTTCTTGTAGAACAGGATGCTACACCATTTATCGATCAGTTATATACCAATGATGGTATTTCTTATGGATTATCTCTTCAGGTACCGATTTTTAATGGGTTTTCTGCAAGGAATGCTGTAAAAAGAAATAAGGTTAATGTAAAGCGTACAGAATTTCAATTAGAGCAAGCAGAATTGGATTTGGATAGTAATGTATACCAGGCATATCTCGATGCAAAAGGAGCTGCAGAGGCGTATGAAGCTGCTCAAGTTTCTGTAAAAGCTCAAGAAAGAGCGTATGAATACGCAAAAGATCGATATGATGTAGGACTAACTAATGCGTTTGATTTTAGTCAATCAAAATTTAGATTAGAAAATGCGCAGAGCCAGGAAGTACAAAATAAGTTTGATTTCATTTTTAAATTAAAAGTGCTAGAACTGTATTTCGGAATAAAGATCGCTGATATAAAATTATAG